In Luteibaculum oceani, the genomic window AACTGGCGGAATTTACCGTTCCATTCTTCTCTTTGGTAACCAGCATATAAACCCCATTTTTTAAGGCTGATATATCAATTTTATTCATCAAGATGCTGTTTTCTGTGTAATATACCACCCTTCCTTCGGGGCTAATAATTTTAAGATCTACCAGCTCCATTGCATTTGCTACGGAAATAAAATCATGGCTTGGGTTAGGGTAAACCTGTGAATTGCGAGCTTTAGATTTTTCGGAAATGCCAGAGGATACGGATCCACAAACTCTTTCGTACATAAATGCACTAGTAAAGTTAAATGTCGTATCCATGTATGCCGCATCTCCTACGAAAGGCACATGGCCTGCACCTTTAAATGTATAGAAGTCGTTAATAACCCCAATTTCATTCGCACGACGGTGAATGGCTGCCGATCCAGCAACGGGATAGTTTATGTCCAGGATTCTAACTGTATCCTCATCGTAAGGAACGGTTTCATCTTGGTCTCCATGCATTGAAACAACAGGAACATCCCCCACTTCTAACCATTCTTTCTTGCCAAGGGCACCACAAAGATTAATAACTCCGGCAACTTTAGATGAGTATCCTGGATTTCCACTTCTTCCTTCTAATCCACCACTTCTTTCGTACTCCGGACGTAAGATCTCTGGAATTTCGTCGTCATTTAGGTAGGCAGTATGTAATGCACAAAAGCCTCCTGCAGAAACCCCTCCAACATAAATTTGGTTGGTGTCTATTCTAAATGGATTAGTAAGGTCTTTTGCAGAACGATATAAGAATCTTACCGCCGCCTTCATGTCGTGTGTTCCTTTTAATACAGCACGGGTAGCATTTTCTGGAGATGGATTAACCAAAAGCTCATCAGATAAACGGTAGTCTATAGAAACACAAACATATCCAAGCTGTGCATAGCGGTTACACAATTCAACAATGTCTGGAGAAACACGTGCTCCGTATACAAATGCTCCACCGAATGCAAATACAATTACTGGTCTTTCCTCTGTTTCAAGATCGGCTGCTGGCTGATAAACGTCTAAATACAACGGGTAAGGGTTCGTACCGTTCGAATTTAAGGTGTCGAAAGTAACTTCTGCATTTCCGTATAAAATTCCAGGCGTTACCAAAACCTCATTAAAAATTGGGTCTTGGAATCTACCATTAGAACAGTCGTTTTGGGAAAATAGGGTTGAAACAGCGCCTAAAAATAGAGCGCAAAACAGCGTAAGCGTTTTATTCATACTGGGTAATTTTGGTTGGTGAAATGCAAAAATAACCCAGAGGTGAAATTATAAGGGTGAGCGGGGAAACAAATTAATACTGACTATTGGTTACTTAAGTGTTAATTTTGGGTTAATCCCAATCCCCCCATTTTTCTAGATCGCGACGTTCTTTTTTGGTGGGGCGCCCTGTACCTCTATCTCTTCTGGCGAATACAATATCTCTTTGCATTTTTGCTTTGATGTATTCGGATTCTGGAGTGTGATCTATCACATAATTTTCAACCAGTTTGGCACCAACTCTTTTGTCTAATAGAGCTTTTACCTCTATTTCTTTATGGATGACTCCTCTACGATAGGAGATTGTGTCCCCAATTTTTGTCTCTCGAGAAGGTTTTACAACTTCTCCATTGATTTTCACTTTTCCACCTCTTAGTGCATCGGTTGCCTGAGATCGGGTTTTAAACACCCGAACACACCAAAGCCACTTATCCAACCTTACTTGCATGGTGTAAAGTTACTAAGTGGCTTTTAAAATCAGTGTTGAAAGAGGTTAAATACCCATCTTATTTTCTGGGATGCTCCATTTTTCGATGCATTTTGTTTATCGCCTCTGCCTTCCCCTGCTTGCGTCCTTTTAGCAAAAGGTATTGTTCAAATTGCTCTTCGGTTAGAATGGATTTAACCTGACTGCGGTACTTTTCCTCCATTGCTTGTTTTTCTTGAGCATAAGCTTCTTTCTCGGCTTTTAGTGCTGCTCTTCTTGCTTCAAGGGCTTCTTGGTCATTCTTAAGCTCTTCGCGCTTGTCCTTAATTTCTTCTCTATGCTGTACAACAACATCTCTACGCGCCTTTTTTGCACGAGTCATTTCCTCTAACTCAGCAGTATGGATTTCAAGAAGTCTAGCTTTTTGAGTGGCATTCAGATCCAACTCTTTGGCAACT contains:
- a CDS encoding T9SS type A sorting domain-containing protein is translated as MNKTLTLFCALFLGAVSTLFSQNDCSNGRFQDPIFNEVLVTPGILYGNAEVTFDTLNSNGTNPYPLYLDVYQPAADLETEERPVIVFAFGGAFVYGARVSPDIVELCNRYAQLGYVCVSIDYRLSDELLVNPSPENATRAVLKGTHDMKAAVRFLYRSAKDLTNPFRIDTNQIYVGGVSAGGFCALHTAYLNDDEIPEILRPEYERSGGLEGRSGNPGYSSKVAGVINLCGALGKKEWLEVGDVPVVSMHGDQDETVPYDEDTVRILDINYPVAGSAAIHRRANEIGVINDFYTFKGAGHVPFVGDAAYMDTTFNFTSAFMYERVCGSVSSGISEKSKARNSQVYPNPSHDFISVANAMELVDLKIISPEGRVVYYTENSILMNKIDISALKNGVYMLVTKEKNGTVNSASFVKK
- a CDS encoding RNA-binding S4 domain-containing protein codes for the protein MQVRLDKWLWCVRVFKTRSQATDALRGGKVKINGEVVKPSRETKIGDTISYRRGVIHKEIEVKALLDKRVGAKLVENYVIDHTPESEYIKAKMQRDIVFARRDRGTGRPTKKERRDLEKWGDWD
- a CDS encoding DUF4890 domain-containing protein translates to MKKIFVTMLLSASLGAMAQSPNVDYDIDKRAENFTEKVAKELDLNATQKARLLEIHTAELEEMTRAKKARRDVVVQHREEIKDKREELKNDQEALEARRAALKAEKEAYAQEKQAMEEKYRSQVKSILTEEQFEQYLLLKGRKQGKAEAINKMHRKMEHPRK